The sequence below is a genomic window from Phaenicophaeus curvirostris isolate KB17595 chromosome 16, BPBGC_Pcur_1.0, whole genome shotgun sequence.
AGAGGCCTCAATTTTGACAGCTTGTTACTTTCAGCATATATCCAAGTGTCTTAATAACCTGAAGCGATAGCAATGATTCACTGACGTGAATTAGCGTTGCTGCTGATCTTGAAGAGGGGCAGTGGGTAGATAAAGATTTAGACACTTTCAGCCTACAGGACTGCCTGtcatttttcagatgaaagaagTGAGAGACCTTGTATGTTGTGGCAGTGATTCAGCTGGTTTTATGAGTCTCTTGCTTGTGTTGTTGATTTCTGAGAGAACTTTTTCGGAGATGATTGCTGGTTGATGCTGTAAGTGCTGCATGCTTTGAAatgacaacagaaaataataaggCAAGGAATTAATGGCTATGTTTCTTCGCTACTGTGGAGTGAGCCTAGGTGACTCAGAAAGAAAGCGCACGCTTTTTGATTAGCTGCAATTAGCTGAGATGAAAGCCAACTACtaatctttttccttccccaaggTAGCAGAACTAAACTTGGAGATGCTTCTGACAACTGAAAAACTGGCTGAGGTCTCACAGAACAAAGCTGCGTTACAGCCACAGGGATGTAGCGTGCAGAAACAGTTGAATGGCCTTCCACGTTTACCCGAACCATGGTAATTAGATTCCCAAATATGCctgtttttccttcagttaATCCTCAGTAAAATCAAAGTGCATTATGTTCTTCAGAAGACATCAGGATCTTTAGAGCCACACAAATAATTGTAGCTTAGCACTGAAAACTTGAAGAAGTTATATCCTAAATTTCACAAAGCATTTTCTAGGCTTCTTTTGATGTTGAggacaaaaatattctttttaatttctttaatgaacTCTATCATTTTTCACTGACACGCACTTCTTAAAAGCTTTTAACTCACTGTACTGATAAGTATTGTGATTCACAGCTTTCTTCTCCCTGCTAGTTTTCTAGACTGCTTGCAGGTGACTGGCCAGAAACCCCTCCTCTTGGGCAGACAGAAACTGGATTCTTGTGGTTGGCATCAGAGTAACACAAGCACTCCAAACAAACAGGTGAATGGGCTTAGAGTGGGTTGGTTTAAGCAAGCATCAAAGTAGTTTGAAATTGTCCTTGTTCTGGGGGTGGGTAGCTGAGtcctattttaaaaagctgactGACAGTACTGTTAGCAATAGTGTTAATGCCAGGTTAGCTAAATCTGTTTTAACTTTTCGGAAGTAAGCTTTGATCCTCTGCATCCTCTCGTGATTCATTGAAGAAGAATTCCTGCCAGAGGGCTTCCACAGACAATAATGAAAATTCAAGTTGGGCATTAGATTTGTTTCTGCTCCTTTGCAGTACAATTGTCTTGTACTTCTATGAGCTTTGTGTACTGTTTTTCCCTCCAGATTCTTCAGAGAGCCTTAGAAGATGTTCCCCTGTCCACATTCAGTATCATTCAGTTCAGTTTGGGTCCAGAGTATGTTGCATCTCATCTTCTTGCTGGACTTTCTGAAAAggtactatttttttttgagaacagCCTTCATTGCTGAGCTTGGAAAGAGATGCTAGTTATCTGGAGGGACCAAGTAGTTAGTTCCTTTGCTTTGTGAAGTTCGTTCTCTAATCTGTGTTCCTACAGGTGAGAAGCAAGCTGACTGACATGCTGACAATTTACGCAGGTCCTTTTGAAGAAAGCTTTTGCCTGAAGTCTGTGAAAAAAGAATTTGGGAGGTGTGGACCAATCCAGTGTCTTACAGTGGTAACTGAAACAAACCAGGTGAGGAACATTCAAAGCATTGAGCTTGCTGACAAACATGGAAAGCCTGAGTGATGTCTGAGAAAGATATGGGTTAGAACCACTGAAATACTGGCTTGGGTTGGTTGGGGATTTTTGGTGGTTCAAGCATCAGCTGTAACGATTCAGGGCAAGAGCTGCTCCACACAGTGACAAGAATAAACACAGCTCGTAGCTTAACTGTGCTGTTCAAACTAGAGGACTGAGGACTGAAGAAACTGAGATGCTTTTTGTCCCTCTAAAGAGATCTGATGTGCTAAGACCTTCGATGGGAAATGTAAAAAAAGGTTAATTGATGAGCTAATTGAAGACTGTTTTTAACAGCTATGGTATATGTAGTGTTACATTTATTACCCCcaaacttttttctgtttttaaaagaaaatacagttttactGAGACCTGACTTTTCATGAAGGGAGGGCTGATGTGTCTTATCAGTGAACTTGAAGTATCTTATTGTTCTGTTTCAAGCCCTATGTCTGTGTCCAATACGAGGTGCTGGAAGCTGCCCAGCTAGCTGTGGAAAACCTAAATGGAGCTGAGGTAGCAGGTTCCTGCATTAAGGTAAACAAAGCAAATAGTAAATGCCTGAGTTATGTTGAACACATGAACAGCACCAGTATGTCTCTTCTAATGCCAACTCACAGCACAGCATCTAGGCAAATGCTGCCTGCTTGTGCTGTTAAATCTCCCTGTCCCCGGACAATTTAGGGCCACTGGCAGAAAGGAAATCGTTACAgctctcttttatttctttttcctttctgcctgtcAGCAGAAGGGGGTTAGAAAGCATTCTGATCTCCATCTGcagctttaaaaggaaaagccaaATAACAAGTTGTTAAAATGCCATCTACAAAGTATGAGGTTCTTAATTTTATGATGTTTCTGCATTACAAAAcgatctttcttcctttttttttatggctgattaagttagccctcattagtcatgatttttttttaagggaggGGAAAATAGCTTGTAAACTTTTGGTAatgggagaaaatattttaaaatagaagctCAGAACACAGAGCTGCTTGGCCTGACATGCTGTTTGTTTACTGCTGAATCCACCCAAGGTGCAGAGACCGGTCACTGCAGCAACGCTGGACTGTGATGTTTTGATAAAGGAACTAGAACTGGATGTTGAAAATGAAGGCGTGATTTATGTGGCGGGTCTAAAGAAGTCGTTAACAGAGACAGACTTGCAAGAAGAATTCAGCCAGTTGAAAGACCTGGAAACGCTGTTCCTGCCAAAGGATCTCCAGACTGGAAAGCACAGGAACTGCTGTTTCCTCAGTAAGTAACTTCCCATAGAGCCTGCTTATTTCCTTCAAGTAAGTTCATTCAGCAGCCCTTGGGACTTTGCACAGACATAGCAAGAGCTGCTCAAACTCGGGCATGCTCGAAGTGGTGGTGTTTAAAGTACTCCTGTGAAAGCAGGTATTGTTTGGAGGACCAGTTTacagctaaatattttaaaatgtgtaaaaaaactgctttaaaaaaagtaatcgTTACATAGAGAAGCTCCAGCATAATTCGTTAGCTCCAGTACCTCAGTGTGAGGGCTGGCTACTGCGCAGGTTTGTGCAGACAGGTAATTGCCTCTACAACAGGTGAGAACAACTGGGTGAGTGCTGGCGTAGTTAACTGGCATTTCTACAGCCTGATGTTTACCTGTAGCAAAATGAGGATCTGCTTGCTGCGGTGATTTCAGTTTCccatctccctccttctccacaTCATTAGGCTGCCCTACAGGTGCCAAGAAACATTGCTGCCAACGCGAGTTCCTCTTCTCTTTGTGTTTCAGAATTCCAGAAATCACAGAGTGCTCTGGCTGCCCTTGAAGTTATAAATGGATGGACTGTGAAGGGCAGCAAACTAAGTAGTAGGAACGCTCTTGCTTCGGGTCACCTCTGGAGATGGATTCGGCAAATGAACCACAGCAAtgggaagcaaggaggaaaCAGCTTCTGTGAGAAAATGGAGCAACTGTCGGACTGTGTAGGTATCAGGCTGTGCTGATGTTCGTTGCAGTTACTAAGGTGTAGGAGCCGGGAGTGAAAACTCTGAGCAGACTTGAGTGCAGAGCTGCCTGTACAGAAGGGTCGGAGAGCCTGCCAAGGATCAGTTCCCACAAGGCAGTTTGAAGAGGTGGTATCACATGAGATAATGCAGTGTTTGCAGGGTTCTGTATAACCTTAAAACCAGCAtagctgctcagggcagtgagTGATGCTACACAGGAACTGATGCCTGCAACTTGAGAGCAAACAGAGCGCTGTGCAAGTGTAGCGAGTGGTATGGGAGAGGCGACTAGTTGTGTGGCCCTGCAGGAAACACTTATTTGTACTGGAGGAAGCTGCAGTGTCATTAGATGTGGGCATGAGgttctccctgctgctgagcCACTGCACTGCCAGTACCAGAATCGTTGCTGTCCTCCCCTTTTCAGTCTCGGACACTGCCCGAGGGTCAGTCTTGCCACACCGTGTTTGCAGTGTGATTGCTACAGATCTGCAGATGAAGCAGGGATTTTAATGCTTATATTCTGTTACATAGGAGCAGGACCTAAGGAAAGAGGTGAAGAAGTTAGACCAACACATCAAAAAACTTTACAGAAGGCTGCAGAATAACACCCTGTGTGTTGTTCTCTTTCCTGGAGTGAACAGGTAACTTGCTACCTATTTTGCAAAGAGCCAAGGAAAATACATTGCCAACTATTTTCCTGCACAAGGAAGTGAAGGCCTGAGTGAAGGCCTGTAGAAGTTGTACTCAAACCCGAGCAGGTTTTAGGCTGCCTGGGGGCCGTGCCTGATCCAAGAGAAGCACAAGTGCTGAGACCACTTGTGTAGCTGAGGGTCCAGATTAGCAAGGCTGAAGTACACAGTGTTGATTACTTGAACAGGCTTTCTCAGTTCACCTGCCTTCCCCTGTGGGATGTTTCATCCCTGTCGACAATGAGGCAAGTTTTATGTGCTCATGAGAGAACTGAGAAGTTTCCACAGCAGCCAGATTtttgagtggtttttttttgaaacccACCTCACTGCCGCAGCAGTGGCACCATCTACCCGTTGTTGGCTTGTGGTCCCTGCTGTATGTGCTTCAGCTACAGCTGCTCGAGGAGGCGGTTCATGCCCTCACTCTTATGTGAGagacacaactgaaaaaaaaagaacacatacACCAAGCCCTTGAGTTTTCATAGGAAGGGACAAGTCCTAGAGGTGTGTTGGGCTTCAGCACTAATATGAGGGATGCGCCCAGCGGGGGTGACCTGCCTGCATTTCAGACCCTGGGGCCTGAACTGCCACAGTCATTCACTGCTTAAATATTAACCAGAAAGGTTAAATCTTTCCCAGGCATTCCTAGTTACTGAGTACATACTTATTTCAGCAGTCTTCCTTCTGTCTCTCGCTGTGTCACTGTTCAGACAGTCAAATAAAGGCCACAGCTACCCTTGCTTTACTTCAGTTTCCCTTGAACAGAAGGGGGAACCGCTCCTTGTGGAGACAGAGACATGCCCTGAAATAGAAGCAGGGAGACAGAGCTGCTCAGCGTCTCTCTTCTGCCTGGCGAGGCAGCCAGGCCAGCTTCCCCTCGCTTGCTTGCAGAGCTTCCTGAGAATAACTACGATGCTGTTTTATCCTCTGCACCAACCGGTGCTCCTAAGAAGGGACGTGCATCCCAAGCCAAGAGTACATTAAGGCTTAAAGCTAGTAATAAATCGTTTCAGAAAGATTGCATGCCCGGGGCTGCTCTTGGCATGATTTGCTCCAATTGTTCTTTTCTAATagctttattcctttttataaaattttttagatttgggtttggggttttttttaaataataatttgctGTCTTAGATAAAGATCAATAAGCTATTTTTCCCACAGACCAAAGATTAATGCAAAATGAGATAGCAGCACCTCCTCCTGTATTACAGCAGCAGTGATGGGACTTGTAGCACCAAGGGGTATGAATTCCACCAGCAGAACAGGTGGAGTCAGGAGTTTACAGCCACAAGGAGCCTACAGGAGCCCACAGAGCCCGGGCTCATGTCTCTTGGGCTGCTGAGCGGGGCGGAAGGAAGCTCCATCCCAGGCTTGGACAAGGTTTCTTGCCAAGTGGAGTTCCTGTATTACAGTCTCGCAGAAGACTGACAGTGTGAAGGAGGCTGCTTGGTTGAAAAGAATGCCAAATAATtgttgggggtggagggggaaaTACACAGTTTTCCAGTGTGCCGACCTTCAGGGCTGCAGGCTTTGCCACGACTCAGCTAGGAAGCAGGTGTGCAGCAAGGCTACTCTGAGCAGGAATAACACACCTCTTGTTTACGTTGCAGCGTGTGTGGATCACGATCTGGCCTTGGTCTGATGGGAATAAAAGATGACAGAGGGAGTAACGTTTGTTAAACTGCCAAGTTTTTAAGCAAAGTCTTTTGTGAAGatgttttttactttaaatattgATGTCTTTGTAAAGGTCTCTTACCATAAGAACAATAGGCTTTCACTCTGTATCTTTTAAAAgcctaaaaataaaagctatttaaaacaTCTGAAAGTCCAAACCCCTTTTCCATTAACCCCTCTTGCTGTGGCAATTTTCCCTGGCAACAGATGAGCTCGGCGAGTGCTTGGGAAGAGCTGGGGGCAAACCAGGGAGTGTTGAATAAAAACCAGTTGGTAGAAGGCTGCGAGAGGCAGTGCACCAGTCGTTCGTTGTGAGACTGACATGCCAGCGAGCCAGGTTAACGTGgaacctgcagcagcagctcagcggTTAACAGCTCTTCTCAGGAATTGTGTGGATTTCTGGAAATGCGCTGTGCCAGCTCTGAAGCAGAGTTGCTGCCTCCTTTCTGGGAAAGTACTGTGCTTAGTCCATGGAAAGGAGGAATTGGTGATTCATACTTCTTGGACAATCTCcactttcccctccctccctgtccaccccccacacccctcacacataaaaaaaagaagaaaaaagcaattgCAGTGTGGCTGTGGGAGGGGCAAGGGCCATTTTAAGGAGAGCTAAGGTCTGTGCTAACCTCCCACCATCGCTCATGGCCGGGAGCTGGAAGCGCAGAGCAGGATGAGGCGCTTTGCAACGTGCCAGCCCCGAGGCCTGCGCGTCGCAGCCACTGCCACCCAACGCAGGCTGCTTGGCCAGCCCCCTGTCAGCACACTGAACTTCCAAGCACAAGGATGCCCAGGAGAGCTTtcagcactgagaaaaaaacaaaaatgaaaaaggaaatgtttgttACAAGGTCTGAATGCGAGACAAAGGATTTCTTGAAATACAAATTAGAACAGGCTGAAATAAAGTTTAAATACTTATTAATCCAGAAATTATTACATACAGCTGAGGATTGATAGAGTATTTACAGCCTCCTACTTCCCAAGTTCACTGGGCTGGGCTCTTGAGCAAAGAGCAGCTTATGGAATAGGTGTTGGGAGTTGCTGTGTGGAGGAACAGGCAAAAATAAAGGCGGGGAGagaaaggcaaacgcagcactAGCCTGAGGCAGCACTAGGGAGCGGGCGGCAGATGCTCACATCGGTGTTGTTCACACCTAACTTTAAAGCCTCTAAAACTCCTGAAATTAAATATACTATCAAGCAAGATGAATGTagtcatttctttttcttttaaaaagttactCTGTGCACTCCCAGCCTGGCATCCTTCAGCTGTAGCTCTTGCAGACTAGGGTAAGCATCAGTGCCACGACAAACTGGGGAAGGGTCAGTGCCTTTAGCCCAGCCCTGCGGGTCCCCAGGCCGCACGGGGTCGGGCACAGGGGAAGGGGCTCTCATCCCGCTGCAGGATTACGCTCTCTTTAAGCCCACTCACATCCAGCATCTCTGCTGAAGACATTTGCACGATGAAGTAGGAAAAGTCAGCTAGTTTTCATTCCACACGCTTAAAAAATGATGTGGTCACCTCCCTGCAAGGACTAGGTGGGATTTCGTAAGCATCTAagattcctgaaaaaaaaggaagagaaactcTGGAGATGACAAATAAAACTAGCAAGAGTCCTATTTATAggcatgaaaaaataattaatttctccccttttaattgaaaatgtaAAAAGGACTTCAGCTTTAAATAAGACATTTTGTACAAAGCTTGAGCACAAAAAGTGACCACCACCGTGCCATGTAAACACCACAAATGTTACTCATTTGTTCAGTAACAGCGTGCAAGTTCCCTTTCCAATGGATTAGATTTCTGTAGCtgttcccctccctcccctcagacCTTACTGGAATACAGGAAACCCAGAGGCTTTGGAACATTTACAAAGCTACAGTAGTCAGGATACATTGGGActaaaggattatttttttttttctttagggatCATTTAAATATACAGAAGTACAATAATCTCACAGATAAATGAATGGCAGCTTGGATTAGAAAAAGcaccaaaatatttaatatacatCTGGCACAAATTCCACAAGAAGTCAGTAATGGACAAACCAATGCTTTGCttataagaaaaggaaaacctcaGACTGCACTTAATGCTCTTCTTCCAGAAGGGACACGACAAAAACATTGCACTCAGGGTTGCTATCAAGTAAAGACAACCTTCTCATTACAACCGCTTTGCATTGTGCCTTAGATTGCACATTCTATAAGACGCTGTTTCCATTCTGTTCCAGCCAACACCGGTGAGCAAAATTTGATAAAACGCATTGTAAAACTATGAACCAAATGGGACTCGGTAGATGCATCATCTTGAACTTCTCCCACTTTTCCTCTCCATCGTCGTTCGGAAGTTGGACACATCCCTTTAAAAAGGGATGAAACAGAATATGTTTCCTACATGAAACAGAATATACTCCAGCCATTTTCAAGCATTATATTTACACAGCACTTCTGATACTGCTGTCCGAAAGAGGAAGCATGATCTGCTCCACAACACACAAATACATTCATCATTGCCCAGAACGAGAAAATGGGATCATACGTGGTTCTCTCTTGGCTAAGTCTGAAAAGGCAAAAACCACTCCCAACCCAAAGAATGGCAGATTTGATCCTATCCACCCTTACTGGTTTACTTAGGAACCGAGAGATCAATCACCTGGTTGTATTCACGTATGATCTGATAAAAGCTGCACCAAGACGTGCTCTTATAATTTGCTCTCCAGGAGCAAACGTGTCAAAATGCGTTCCTTCCGTAAAGGGGGACAGAGCGAAATTGGGGCAGAGATCCACAAGCAAGTACTCCAAGAAATCCAGCTGCACCAACTGGCTCTGCCAGGCTGACCCCTCTCCTCCACGCAGCCTGTCAAGGACTCGCAGTTGCTTCATGCCCTCAAGACCAGCCAGCTCAAACCCCAGTGGCGCTGGGTCGGGACCTACTCCTGCCAGTTGCATCCCTGTCTCTTAGAACTCGAGTTACTCAACAACTAACAGCACCCGGCCCTCCGACCACTCCTGCCAGCCCATCTCCCGTTTTAAActtatagagaaaaaaacaagcacatTTTTAAGATAACTATGTGAAGCGTGACTCAAGAAGTCCCAACTTCAAACTCTTACGCAGGATTCTGTGAAGTCCTCTAACACGTAATACACGGGGGTATAAAACCAGCAGGCAGCCTGCAGCTCCGCTGACCCTCTGTGCGTTTTGCTGCCTCTGCTCACGCGCTCGCCCCTCTCGTGGGCCCAGAGAAGAGCCAGTCAGCAGTCCTAACTGCATAAAATGGCAACATTCAAGTAAACACTGAGCCAACAGTCGGCAACCTTTAGTCCAAATATAATTTACAGGGTGGGGGAAACACTTTACAGCAAGAACAGCAGAGAGATGCTTTTTTCTGTCTGCGTGTGAAACGATGATATCCAGAAAGGGCTCATCTCAAGAGTGCAATTATGCAGAtagaagctttttaaaaataaagttgtaTAGCCTCCAGAACCTGTTGGATTTTAAAGCCTATCTACAAAAAGACTGAGGATTACACCAGCAGTGAGAACCCGCTGTCACGTCAGTGACTTAAGGCAAGCTGTTAGCAGGACTTGTGTTCGTGCTCCTTTTACCTATCGTCTCACACCCTTCTCTTGAAATACAGACAGCGCAAGAAGTCACACCCCAAACAGCCCTCAAACTGGAAGAATCTTGTAGCAACAGTTGCTACCACATAGCATCTACGTGGGACTCGCGGTGACAGTAACTGTGCTGTCATGTTCTTTGGGGGAGGGAAGCAGGGGACACGGATGCATCGCATGAAGAAGAGACTCCACCCAACCGCATTAAAAATACAACTGAGCACTGAATCCACTCCAGCATCTCCAAGACACTCAAGACCTCTCCAGCTTCACTGAAGCGTAAGGGGTTTGTCCTGAGCAAAAGTCTGACCCCAGGGAGGACAAGGACGGGGACAGTCCTTGCATTTCTGCAGCTCCCATCTTTGCTGGGTGTCAGAGACCCAGCCCAACGGAACAAAACACGGCATTtttcatcaaaagaaaaatacactcATGGCACTGCATCAGACGGGCTCCTCAAGGGCAAAGGGAAAaggctgctggggagcagctgctcCATTATTGTCAGTACAGGTAGCCTAACCAGGGAAGAGGATGCGTGAAGATAAAGCCCCTGAGCCACACGCGATGTAGCTCCGGTCGGTCGCTCTATTGCACTCCAAAACCAGCACCCAGGAGGACCGACACTTTTGCTTGCAGCTTAACTTGCCTCCCCTTTCAAAGGGTCAGTTGCATGCAGATTAAAAGCAGTATACCAAAAAGTATGGCAAAGAGATAATACTTAACTTgggtcaattaaaaaaaaatagattactCATCCAGGCATAAAATCCTGGGAGAAAGTGATGGTAACCTTAAACTATTCAAGTCTAAGAATAAGAGGTAGAGATACCTATGTACTTCATGGTGAAGGAATTGCAGCCTTCTGCCTTACAATCTCACCTATTCCACTTCAgctgacaaaataaaatcaaagattCTTCAATAGTCCAGAGAGAAACACTCTCTATTTAACACTGGTGGGTTTGTGTGCACACAACAAAATTCAAGCAGACACTTTGCTTTCAATATTTActtgaaaacagtatttaagtTTTGTCGTATACTGAAACGCTACCCTGAAGAATTTTGAGTTTCAGGTTAAGCATCTTCCTCTACAATATGAAAGGCTAAATTTACATGCACGTATTTTGAGCAGAGTGAGCTCAAGGGAAGAACTGGGTGCCCAGTTTACTAAGGATCTTCTAAAAACGGATCACAGTGCAGAACACAAGGCTGCAAGACCCAGAAGCTCACAATGACTATTATTTGCTGATGAATGGGAATGACGTAACCTCAGCCAACAAATTACATCAGGACTGAGGTGGCTATTAACTACATCGTGTTTACCTttgctgggttgtttttttgaaACAAGGCTTAGAACTGTAAGGAAGATACTTAAATTGACAGTGTCATGGAAATATTAAGGTCACTAGTCAGTGCATGGCCCTGTCTGGGAGCCACAGGTGACGGCCCAGTGCCTGTCCTGGGACCCACGGGTCCTTCAGGCTCTGACAGAAATACGAGGAGCGAAATAAAAGTCAGGGAGgcaaagctgcagctgccccCAGCACTCCGACCGACCCTCAGCTGACAACCAACCACCCTGCCCGCGGGAAAAGAGGCTGCACCTATCTGGGACCAAACCTGAGTCACTCCCTCGTCAGCAGAGCAGGGTGAACTTGTTTCACGGTCTTACTTGTGCTCAGCTGAGGAGCTGCGGTGCTTCAGAGGCTGATTCACCAGCACATCTGCTGTGCCAGCCTGGGGAAGCCAGCGCTCCTCCTGGGGCCAACCAAACCACCACAGGCTGCAGCTACTTGGCTTTTATGCCACCTGCCACACCTCCATTTATTACTCCCGTGGTTCTTTCACTACAATTGCACAGTATTAAAAAGCTATAATTCTCTACACGGAATAGCACCAGCAGCAAGTGAATTCACAATTCAGCATTCAATTAATTTCCTCGGTCACGTTTTATGGCCAACCATGGGAGAATCTTTCAAATTTTTACTTAAATCAATGAATGAATCTTTGACCTCAGAAACACACCCACACAAGTAAAAATTAGCACAACTGAGCCTCCAGTTGATCTGGGAGCCAAATTTTGAAGGTGTTGCAAACTATAGTATGGTGCAGGTGGTCAGTGTTTTATTACTAGGGAGTAAAGTTTACAGGAATTGTATTTCTTTGCATATAAGGGAAAGCAATAAAATGCCACAGAGTGTGGACATCAGACCAGTTTTCCAGTATATTACTAAAACTATCTATATAATTATCTATAATTGTTTATCCCAAGTTGCAGCAGATTCATCACATGCATCAAGTTTTCTAACGCAtactctaatttaaaaaaaaaaaattaaatagttgCAATGGTTTCAAGGATTCCATCAGCATCGCTGCCCTCTGCAGTCCTGTGCCCTACACAATAAAGGtttaaattacataaaaatgaaGAGTGAATGTATTTGGCCTGTTCCACAGATATTCACAGTTTAACCATTAAACAAGCATATTTTCAGAGGTTCCAATATTGTTAAAGACTTCTCAGAAACACGTACGAAACCCCAGACCCACACAGGTACACCAGAGTGAGAGTACTGTCTATTCTCGTTTATGAGCATAAAATCACCAGGCAATCCAAGGGAAGGTCTGACGCCCTCTCTCATTTTCAGCACTGTCAGAGTTGCACCTTCAAGCTCCTGGTTCAGGGGTTTAAAACTGATACAGGTGTGGCTTGCACTCTGTAAATGGTAATTAAGAAACTGTAGTTAGGCTAAAAATATCCGGTACTTCACTAGATAGATCATTTGGCTATTTTTGCAAATATTCTACCCGACGGGCAGTTGCTCCTGCAAGGCTGGGAGCAGTGGAACAAGAGCCAGGCTGTCCTCTCATCCTGACAGCACAGCAGTTCAGCCACAGAGAACTGTATGTCCTTTCcccaacaggaaaaaaagtttttcccttCCAGTATATTCACCACCACCATGTTTAAAAAGCTGTATTATATTTGATGTATTAAAATGGGCTAAAGCCTTGATGTGCTACAAACCCATTTCCTTACTGCAATCCACATTCAGACCACAAGATGAACACCTTGCTTAAAGAGTTCTGTCCCTCATCCTTTGGAGCTGCTGCATTTAGTGTACAAAtcagcagcagcctctgccacgaCTGTGTGTGCATGAGCACGCGCTGCCTATCCATCTGAAGAGCGAGCTTTCACACTCTGGACATTTTAAATtccctttaggaaaaaaaaaaaaaaagaagtgatgaACAAAGCATTTAATAGCTGAACGAACAAGTAGTCTCAACCTTATAAATACAGTCTTCATTTACTATCAAATCCGTCTCCATTTGGAACTCCTGCTAACAAAGTACCCTCtttgggggtatttttgtttcttttttttttttaaataatagcaCCAGCAAAAGTCTCACCATAAATTAAATTACATCAGCACAAGTGCTTTGGCCTGCTTTGCTCACCAAATGAGAACAAGGTTTTGCTGCCCAACAGTGCTTGTGCCGTGGTAGCTGGGGAGGTTACAGTAGCGACGACAAACAAAGCTTTGGGTGTATTTGCCCAGAATATCACAAGCTCAGGGCTCCTCTCCTGCAAACAGACAGACTCCACTGCATCTCCAACAACTGCATCTGTTTTCCACAGTTTAACACGTCTCCTGGCAAGAGCCTGCAGAAGCAGCATAGACCAAACTCCCCTTTTATTCGGAGAGAGATGCTATC
It includes:
- the REXO5 gene encoding RNA exonuclease 5 produces the protein MAAALKGRKRPAGRPRGRAAKRRRRAAGGGPEEKSSRLSAALFGEDCEISRDQLYELLKYAALGKGHNATQPSWCRIYHQSHLAGVVVIVLHEMSQLHFYKFYLQFKHLRKIFRHRFTITPSANFLASLYGEGGNPKPQNTAQGLTSTSSECIPKSSDLQCDPIIRKYGLKKQGLTSYTLTLEEQKKNDYPIKGSPGCKGYVHTECDQPRTDSSPLFGLDCEMCLTAKGNEVTRVSLVDAQGQCLLNELVKPERTVLNYRTRFSGITKKMLLPVKTRLPDIQTRLKKMLPRDAVLVGHSLNGDLQALEMIHPSVIDTSLLFARNEGRRFKLKFLAKAVLGKEIQSEQMLGHDPAEDARAALELAQFFIEQGPAKVAELNLEMLLTTEKLAEVSQNKAALQPQGCSVQKQLNGLPRLPEPCFLDCLQVTGQKPLLLGRQKLDSCGWHQSNTSTPNKQILQRALEDVPLSTFSIIQFSLGPEYVASHLLAGLSEKVRSKLTDMLTIYAGPFEESFCLKSVKKEFGRCGPIQCLTVVTETNQPYVCVQYEVLEAAQLAVENLNGAEVAGSCIKVQRPVTAATLDCDVLIKELELDVENEGVIYVAGLKKSLTETDLQEEFSQLKDLETLFLPKDLQTGKHRNCCFLKFQKSQSALAALEVINGWTVKGSKLSSRNALASGHLWRWIRQMNHSNGKQGGNSFCEKMEQLSDCEQDLRKEVKKLDQHIKKLYRRLQNNTLCVVLFPGVNSVCGSRSGLGLMGIKDDRGSNVC